DNA sequence from the Candidatus Cloacimonadota bacterium genome:
AACCGTGCAATTATCAGAAATCGGAACTAACGATACAATTGCCAAATGCAAATCAGATTCAAACGGAAATTACCTTTTCGCTGTACCCATCGGGCATTTTTTAGTTACTTTTGCAAAAGAGGATTACATTCCCTATTCATCTGAAATTGAAATGTGGGAAAACGAATTCCCCATTCGCATAGACGGTCATCTGTCTTCGATTCTCACCAAACTCCAACTTAGAATTGTTCTTTCCTGGGGTGCTAACCCGCCAGACCTTGACGCTCATCTAATCGGACCTGATCCTAAATCTGAAAAGAATTTTCACGTCAGTTATCATAATATGAAGCTATTTAAAGATCAGCACTTCTTAGACAGAGATGATCTAAATCAATATGGACCCGAAACGATTACACTTAATAAACTCGATCCCGGAAACTATACTTTTTTTGTCCGAAACTATTCAGACAGAAACGACCCAAATTCCAAAAATCTAAGTTTCAGCAACGCTTGTGTGAGAATATATCGAGAGGATAAACTGGTTCGAGAAATTTCCATATCTCCTAACCAAACCGGAACAGTTTGGCAAGTTCTTCAGATTGATGGGAGAAATGGGAAAATACAAACTATCAACCATGTGGAATAAAAATGAATTATCCAAATAGCAATTTTCTTCCAATTCATCTACTTGTAAAAACATATTTCCGTATAGTTTGACAAAATAAAATCAAAAATCTAACGTTGCTTAAAACAAATATTTGTTTAGTGAGGTAAATATGAAATATTATAGAGCAAAATTTATTGCGCTTATAGGGTTTCTTTTTATAATCCAAATCTTATTTGCTCAAGAAACTACACTTCTTTATCAGGAAAAAAAGTTTATGTCTGCCAAAAAAAGTGTAAAAATATTTTTTTCTACTCATGGAGGGGAAAGTTCCGTACCACCTAAATCAGTTGAAGACTCACAATTTCTTTATTTCACCTACGAACCGTCTGGTGATTGGGAATTTAAGGAGGATGACACAAAAGAAGGGTTGTATAGCATTGCTATTACGCAAAAATTAGCTTCCATTTCCCCTTCTTCGATAGTACCGCATCTAAATATGGAAAAAATCTCTTTTGTAGTAGCTGCCTTCCCAAAAAAATCAATGGAAATTTTCACTACTTTCCGTTTCACAAATCAGTTGGGCAGCTCGGCTAACATCAGCATCCCCGAAAAATATTGGACAGGTTATCTCGAATACAAAAAATTTTATGAAGACGGCGCAACATATCTTGATGAAAAAAAGTATTTGCTTGCTTTCAATGAATTAAAACACTTCATCACAGATAGTGAGCTTATCAAACATTTCACCTCCTATCAGGTTGCAAAACCTCTTCTCAAAAAATCTGTGGACAGCTATACCAATAATTTCAAAAGTGATTTTGAATTTATGCAGCTCGAAATTAAAAAGAATCAAACCACAAATACTGCCCAAATCACACAAGTAGATTCAATTCTTACAGGATTAAAAATAGGGTTACAAACTTTCGAGCCGTATTTCGATGCTCAAGATGAATCGAAAATAAAAGATGATCTGCTTCTGCTTATTACAAAGGTTCAAACTGCTTTGGATAATTTAAAGGAAAAATATATGGAGCAATTTTCTTTTGAAGATTACAATTCCTACAAATTTAATTTATTTATTGATCTAACTGCCCGATTAATTTGCCACACAGACAAGATCATAAACATTGAAAAGATGGATTCTCTGAATCTGCAAATATTAAATGAAAACTCCGAGGATAAATATTTTTCAGAAAAAGCAATGGAACTTAATGAACTTGGATGGACAAAAGATTTTCAGCTATTTGTTTATTTAATCAATAATAATATCCAAAACTCTCAAATGGTCTTCTCGCAAAACATTATGGATAATCTTGGTAGTTTGCAGGATAAAGAAAAACAACCTTACTATGATCTTTTCACCGGATTTAACAACCTATTTCAAAAAAAATATCCCTCTTTTGACGAGAATATAAAATTGGCAATTCGCAAATGTACAGATGTCAACTTCCTTTCCGATCTCGGAACACTCCTTATTTCCTTGAAAATTTCCCAAAGTAATATTTCAGAGGAGATCCTCTCTTCTTTCAATCGTGGTTTGGAACTTGAAAAGAAACGGGATCTGGGTAAAGCTCAACATATTTTCGACATCATCACAAAAAAAACCAACAGCTTTGCTCCACCATATTTTTATCTCGGAAAAATTTATTATCTCAATGGCCAATATGCCACATCCGATATTCTTTTCAACAAATCTTTGAAAATTGATCCCGAATATATTGCCCCCTGGAGATACAAAATCAAGTTATATCTTGATAACAAAAATTTCGGAACTGCACAAACCGAAATAAATAAGGCATTGGAGGATAACAAAATTTGGTACTTCTATTACTTGAAATCTCTAATCCTGTTCTTTTTAGATGAATATGACCAAGCAGAAGATGTTGCTTTAAACAAGTGCTTAACCTTAAACCAATATAGTTTTGATCTGCGTATTCTTCTTGGTGATATTTATCGCGAAAAGGGTGATTTGGACTCAGCCGAAAACCAATTTAAAATTGCGGGTGAAATTGATATGCAAAATGTAAAATTCAATGATAAACTTCAAGAAATAAACGACCTGAGAAATAAATAAATTATATTTCCCAAAACCCTGCAAAATAAAAATCTTTTGCAGGGTTTTTTTTTGATTTCTTTCAAAAAACTTTACACAAAATTATGTAATCACAAATCACGGCGTTTATGAATATAAAAAATATTTTTTCATTTAATAAAAGTAATACCACAGCGATTAATACTGTTGATCAAAAAGATAAAATCGAAATTGCTACTTGTGCTCTATTGCTTGAGATTGCAAAAGCAGACGATCAATTCACAAAAGAGGAAGAGAAAATCATTCAAAAAATCCTCCAAAAAAAATTTACCCTGAATTACGAAGAAATAAAAGAGCTGATTTCACAATCTGAAAAAGTGATTGATGAAAGCATTGACCTCTGGCAATTTACTAACAAAATTAATGAATACTTTTCAAGAGCAGAAAAACTTTTAATCCTTGAATCTGCCTGGGAAATAATTTATTCGGATGACAAATTGGATGTGAATGAGGATTACTTGATCCATAAATTCACAAATTTATTACGACTTGATCATAAAGATTTAATACAAACAAAATTAAAGGTGAAAAATAATGAATAATGCGATTAACAAGCTGTGGGGCACCGAGTTAAGCTGGATAAAAAATGAAGATTTACGCGAAAAAGTTGCGAAAACTTGGGAATTAGCATTTGAGAAAAGTGTTTTAACACCCGAAGATTTGGAAACTATTCCCTTCACTCTGCTCGTAAAAAATTGCAAGGTCAGTTTTATGGCTCACAAACGGGCAGTTGTGCATATTTCTCACGAATCTTCAAAAGTAATGCAAAAATCCTTCGGTAGCAACCTTCCAATTGATATGGATGTTGTAATTGCAGGAGCGATTTTGTGTGATGTGGGTAAATTGGTAGAATATGAAAAAGACGGTGATTCTATCAAATTTAGCAAATCCGGTTCTTTGCTTCGCCATGCCTTTACCGGTGTTTCGTTGGCTCAAGCCTGTGGAATTCCCGACGAAGTTTGCCACGTAATTGCAGTTCACTCTAAAGAAGGTGATGGGTTTAAACGAACCACAGAAGGATTAATAATCCACCACGCAGATTATATGTCCTATCTCCCGTTTAAAAATTTATAAATCCTTTTTTGAATTATGATTCCGAAAATATTTCGGAATATGGGGTTAACGCTTTGGAAAAGCGTATTTTGAATGTCATCCGTTTTTTTGAAATGTTAAACGGCAAAAACCGTAATCCGTTTCTCCGAAACGGCAAAACATAACGCTTTGGAAAAGCGTANNNNNNNNNNNNNNNNNNNNNNNNNNNNNNNNNNNNNNNNNNNNNNNNNNNNNNNNNNNNNNNNNNNNNNNNNNNNNNNNNNNNNNNNNNNNNNNNNNNNCGGAATATGGGGTTAACGCTTTGGAAAAGCGTATTTTGAATGTCATCCGTTTTTTTGAAATGTTAAACGGCAAAAACCGTAATCCGTTTCTCCGAAACGGCAAAACATAACGCTTTGGAAAAGCGTATTACGAAAAATTTAAAAATAATTGCAAATATTCAGGCTAAATTAATTTACTGAATCATCTCCCTAATATTATCCAAATCTGTTTTTAGATATTTTTTATCCTCTTTGTCTGTAACTTCGTTCAATTCAGCATAACCTTTTTGAAGATACAATTTTGCCTGATCATAATCTTTCTGCTTTGCCAGAGTCCTTGCCATCGCTTCGTATCCATAGCCGATATAAAAGGGCGAAAGTTCATTTTTCAGAGAAATATCAATACATTTTTGGGAATAGTCTTTCGCAATATCTAATTCCTTAGCCAAAACGTAAACACGTCCCAATTGCCAATATGCAATTGATAAATTCTGCGGAGTGCAATCTTCTCTTTGTTTCCAATGATACAATGATGCATTTGAAAGCACGATCATATTTTCTACATCTTCTGCGGAAAGTTCAGATTTTTCGATAAATTTCCAGCAATTATTGAAACAGGTTGCAGAAAAATATTGATGGAGAGTCTGCATCTTTTCTTTATCTTGCAATACCTTTTTCACTTCATTTTTTGTTTCATCTTGCGCCATTAATCCTCCAAAACAAATTATTGAAATTATTAATAACGGTAATATTTTTTTCACTCTTCTCCTTATCTCTGCAAAATTGGAAAACTGCCGATAGTCTGCCCTCTCAGTTACGTTAGGCTAATTTCAAATTATATGAGCAAGCGTAAATAAAATTCTCGAAATAAATTTAAGTCCCGCAAAAAAGATGATGGGCAGAAAAAATTCTTTCTACAAACAAGTTACCTAATCTTCTTTGTCTTTTTCAATATTTACAACTTCAATAGTAAAACTGGATGCTACAGCAGCCAAAGCTCCGATAGCTGCCCAAACAGGTAATAGCAATGCGCCAACCACCCCGATTGTAACAGGAATTTCGAGATAAATTTTTCCTTCTCCGTTTTTGATCTTTATGCGGCGAACATTACCGGCGTGAATTATTTCTTTAACTTTTTTAAGAAGTTCTTCACCTTTTACTTTAAATTCCGATTTTTTATTCGTATCCATTTTTGCTCCTTTTTCCTAATTTGATAATTTGATTAACAGCATAATGTAAAAATTCTGTCAAGAAAATGAAAACTGACTTTACCTAACAACCTCCACTTCATTAAACATCTGTTTGGGAATATTAATATTCAGATCTTCGACTCTTTTTTCATTAATAATCGGGTAACCTTGGGGAGTTGCAATTTTTTATCTACCAGTTTTTCGCCTGTTATGATTTTTACAGCAATTTTTTCGCTACACTTCCCTAGTCTATCCAGAAAGCAATAAAACCATACAAAACTCCATCTTTTATCACAAAATCAAGGGGAGAAAAACCGGGTAATTTGTTTATTAACAAGAAAATCTGAAAGCAACATTTTAAATCTCCTACAAAATCACAACCAATTCACTATGCACCAACCTATTCGTTGCCAAAACTTCTTTATCGAAAATAGAGAATTCCGAGCTGCCGGATTTTTCTCCTTTACTTCTTCTAAAATATTTATAAATCGTTGGGAAAATGTAGAGAATGGGGTTTAGACTGCTACTACACTAATTTATCATATTCTGCATGTGTTCCAATCCAGAACCATATCAACCCCTCTTCAATCTTTACACCCAAAACACGATATTTTTTCCCCACCCTTGCAGACCAATACTTTCCTACCTTTTTTAAGTGCAGAGATGGATGTTTTGGATTTGTTTTCAAATAAGCAAAGTTCCTATCTGCTAGTTTTTGAATGAATAACGGCAACTCTTTATAACATACCCAAAATGATGGGCTAGCGAAAAATTTCACAATTCTTTGCAGTTGCCGGACTGAAAATCTGAAATAGCCTTGCTTGCAAGGTTATTTAGTTTTCCAGACATTACATCACTTTCAAATTGTTTATCCCATACTTTTGCATCAAATTCATCAAACCACTCTCTAAAATTATTGAGAGCATCTTTTGAAAGATGCGAAACAGCTGATTCGATTTCTTGGATTTTTTGCATAATAAAACCTCTTTTTTATGGTTGCAAACTAATATATTTTGTAAACATAAATTTTTATATCCTGTCGTGTCAAAGACAGATTAGCCAGCTTGTGAACATATTTGAACACTCCATTAACAAAATCTTCTTACAAATGTTTTTCCCGAAACAATTTGTTTTTCGATAATTGTGTCAAGAAAAATTAAACTCACCATTTTTAAAGCTCCTACAAAATCCCAACCAATTCCTTATGCACCAGCCCATTCGTTGCCAAAATCTCTTTATCGAAAATAGAGAATTCCGAGTCATCGAATTTTGTTACTTTTCCACCCGCTTCCTCCACTATCAAAATTCCGGCTGCCGTATCCCAGGGAAAGAGTTCCATTTCCCAATATCCGTCGAAAATCCCGGCAGCAACATAACAAAGGTCTAAAGCCGCGGCTCCCGGTCTGCGAATACCACGACACTTTTTGATTATTTTATTAAAATGGTCTAAATTATTTCGTTCTTCATTTTCAATATTGTAAGGGAAGCCGGTTGCAAGAATAGATTTATCCAATTCTTTGTGGTCGGAAACAGAAATTTGCTTATTGTTGCAAAAACTTCCTGCGCCTTTTTCGCTGTAAAAAAGTTCGCCGAGGATGGGATTGTAAACGACTCCGCAAATTGTCTCATCATTTTTCTGCAACGCTATCGAAGTGCAAACAAAAGGGAATCCGTGCACATAATTTGTAGTTCCGTCCAACGGATCAATTACCCAGCGATATTCCATTTCCGAATTTTGTTTATGTTCCGTTTCTTCAGTGAGAATATTATGCTTGGGGTATTTCTTTCCAATAATTTCTATGATTATCTCTTCTGCTTTTTTATCAATATTCGTAACGAGATCAATTCTTCCCTTATAAGATATTTTCTTTTTCTTATGAAAATTTTCTTCGATTACTTTTCCGGCAGATTTGGCTGCTTTTAGTGCTGTTATTAAATATTCTGTCATAATTATTTTGTATCCATAAAGTAGCCCAAGCGTCTCGCTTGGTGGTAAACTTTTCAATCAGGGATGATTGATTTACGGTTTCAATCAGGGATGATTGGTTTACGGTTTCAATCAGGGACGATTGATTTACGATTTATTTGGCAGCTGTTTTGAGATTGAGAAGTTTTTTTATATTATGAAAAAATTGAGAAACAGTTTGCGGATGAGTTAGCAAATGTTTTTGAGTATAACAG
Encoded proteins:
- a CDS encoding inositol monophosphatase family protein, which codes for MTEYLITALKAAKSAGKVIEENFHKKKKISYKGRIDLVTNIDKKAEEIIIEIIGKKYPKHNILTEETEHKQNSEMEYRWVIDPLDGTTNYVHGFPFVCTSIALQKNDETICGVVYNPILGELFYSEKGAGSFCNNKQISVSDHKELDKSILATGFPYNIENEERNNLDHFNKIIKKCRGIRRPGAAALDLCYVAAGIFDGYWEMELFPWDTAAGILIVEEAGGKVTKFDDSEFSIFDKEILATNGLVHKELVGIL
- a CDS encoding DUF4342 domain-containing protein produces the protein MDTNKKSEFKVKGEELLKKVKEIIHAGNVRRIKIKNGEGKIYLEIPVTIGVVGALLLPVWAAIGALAAVASSFTIEVVNIEKDKED
- a CDS encoding TerB family tellurite resistance protein, which codes for MNIKNIFSFNKSNTTAINTVDQKDKIEIATCALLLEIAKADDQFTKEEEKIIQKILQKKFTLNYEEIKELISQSEKVIDESIDLWQFTNKINEYFSRAEKLLILESAWEIIYSDDKLDVNEDYLIHKFTNLLRLDHKDLIQTKLKVKNNE
- a CDS encoding carboxypeptidase regulatory-like domain-containing protein, whose product is TKNHKEVKMKKLIFILLILAPCFLFAEPIAKISLEYNLFSETEFEGALVLPAFAHNSPEVIIGTIPQQSADKNAFSESPITDFDKGIQTWKINKFENGIYQFYVSTSFSDDDFSENSTVEWENIQINIAVSGNSSLTILPSEGDGLVWHAFDIIGVTKQIIEVNKILPRRKIVYGNIMDAVSGEPIADATVQLSEIGTNDTIAKCKSDSNGNYLFAVPIGHFLVTFAKEDYIPYSSEIEMWENEFPIRIDGHLSSILTKLQLRIVLSWGANPPDLDAHLIGPDPKSEKNFHVSYHNMKLFKDQHFLDRDDLNQYGPETITLNKLDPGNYTFFVRNYSDRNDPNSKNLSFSNACVRIYREDKLVREISISPNQTGTVWQVLQIDGRNGKIQTINHVE
- a CDS encoding HD domain-containing protein, coding for MNNAINKLWGTELSWIKNEDLREKVAKTWELAFEKSVLTPEDLETIPFTLLVKNCKVSFMAHKRAVVHISHESSKVMQKSFGSNLPIDMDVVIAGAILCDVGKLVEYEKDGDSIKFSKSGSLLRHAFTGVSLAQACGIPDEVCHVIAVHSKEGDGFKRTTEGLIIHHADYMSYLPFKNL
- a CDS encoding tetratricopeptide repeat protein — protein: MKKILPLLIISIICFGGLMAQDETKNEVKKVLQDKEKMQTLHQYFSATCFNNCWKFIEKSELSAEDVENMIVLSNASLYHWKQREDCTPQNLSIAYWQLGRVYVLAKELDIAKDYSQKCIDISLKNELSPFYIGYGYEAMARTLAKQKDYDQAKLYLQKGYAELNEVTDKEDKKYLKTDLDNIREMIQ